From the genome of Candidatus Hydrogenedentota bacterium:
GCGGCCGCGGGAGTCCAGTCCGAAGCGCTCTACTTTGCTTTCGCCCAGGGGGTTATACGTCATCAGCTCGACCCCAACCAGGTTTGGCAGGGATTTAGCCAGGTTCTCGATGCCGGCAAGGAAATCCTCGCGTTCGTTGCACCCGGGGATGACGGGGGAGCGCATGACCACCTTCGCTCCGCTGTCGTGAAGCATGCGGAGGTTTTGCTGGATGCGTTTGAGAGGCACCCCGGTGAACGCGATGTGCTTGTCCGGGTCTGTTTCCTTGATGTCGACCATGAACAGGTCGACGAGCGGCATCAGAGCCTCGACCGTTTCGGGTTCGGCGTACCCGCACGTCTGCACAGCGGTATGAAGGCCGTAGCTTCTCGCAGCCTTCAGCAGGCCCAGGGCGAAATCGAACTGAAACGTGGGTTCGCCGCCGGACAGGGTCATTCCGCCGCCCGATGTCTCGTAGAAGGGTCTGTCGCGGAGAACCTCCGCCATGACTTCCCCGACGGAGATTTCGCGCCCAACGAATTCCAGAGCATGGGCATAGCATTCCTCGGTGCACTTCCCGCACACCTCGCACCTGGCGCGCTCCAATTCATGCGAAACCCCCGCCATGCGGTGCGCGCCCCGCGGGCACACGCGAAAACAGTAGCCGCAACCGATGCACTTGCGCGGGTCGAACGCGAGACTGGGCCGCGATGAAATGGCCTCCGGATTGTGGCACCAGATGCACCGCAACGGACAACCCTTCATGAAGACGGTCGTGCGGATGCCGGGACCATCGTGAATTGAGAAACGCTGTATCTCGAAGATGCTTCCACGGATGTCCGGGGTATTGGTTTCAGGCATGGTTCTTTTCCGTAAACGCGATTGTTTGCCGTCTCGGGCCGGTTCCGTCTACTTTCACGCATCGCAGTGCCGAAATCAAGCGCGCCAATTCCAGGGACACAATACTCAATTCTGAATATGGATGCGCAGGACACTTATGGCAGGTAGCGCGCGCACGACCTCAATTGAGTATTGTGTCCCCGGAATTATCCCGGTATCCTTTCGGAAGAATGAGGGAGGTCATCAGGCAGGAGGTGTCATGATCCACGTGATTGCGACCATTGACTTGAAGCCCGGCAAACGGGATGAGTTTCTCGAGATATTCAAGGCGAACGTGCCGAATGTGCTTGCGGACGAGGGATGCCTTTTCTACGAGCCAACCATTGACATAGAAGCCGACGTCGGGGCCCAACCGCCGACGCGCGACAATGTTGCGGTCATCATCGAGCAGTGGGCCAGTCTCGCGTGCCTGCATGCTCATCTCAGGAAGCCTCATATGGCCGCCTACCGGGCACAGGTCCAGGATTTGGTAAGACATGTCGAAATGCGCGTGATGCGTTCGGCGTAACAGGGCGTGGGGGCCGCATGTGGGAGAGCCGTTTCCGCGTGATGTTCATCGGCGCTGCTGGGCTGAGCGCAGCGTGCGCGGCGGCCTGGGCGGCCGAGAAACGGCTCCCGAGCGAGGCGGTC
Proteins encoded in this window:
- a CDS encoding glycyl-radical enzyme activating protein — its product is MPETNTPDIRGSIFEIQRFSIHDGPGIRTTVFMKGCPLRCIWCHNPEAISSRPSLAFDPRKCIGCGYCFRVCPRGAHRMAGVSHELERARCEVCGKCTEECYAHALEFVGREISVGEVMAEVLRDRPFYETSGGGMTLSGGEPTFQFDFALGLLKAARSYGLHTAVQTCGYAEPETVEALMPLVDLFMVDIKETDPDKHIAFTGVPLKRIQQNLRMLHDSGAKVVMRSPVIPGCNEREDFLAGIENLAKSLPNLVGVELMTYNPLGESKVERFGLDSRGRAGAARANETLVARWCDHLREAGVPVVNEKPHSPSPQPVEPRS
- a CDS encoding putative quinol monooxygenase, which encodes MIHVIATIDLKPGKRDEFLEIFKANVPNVLADEGCLFYEPTIDIEADVGAQPPTRDNVAVIIEQWASLACLHAHLRKPHMAAYRAQVQDLVRHVEMRVMRSA